Genomic segment of Triticum aestivum cultivar Chinese Spring chromosome 6A, IWGSC CS RefSeq v2.1, whole genome shotgun sequence:
TGGTATCTGCTAGATAATTTGTTGTGCGCTGGGAAAATTGGAAAACCAGAAGCGGAGGTGGAGTTAGGTAGGACAAAAGAAAGGACATAAGACAAAATTTCATATATTTTTAAACTAGGCGAGATTTTACAAAACTAAATGATGCGTCGGAGAAAAACGTTATCTGAATTAAGCACACACAGATGCTTAGAGCTCATCTCACACGGGGAGGGCGCTGTCCGTTGATCAGACCATGTGAAAAATGCCTGACTTGCCTTCGGGGATTCTGCCGCTGTTAAAAGTTTTCAGTGTCAGTTAGTGCAAAAAATACTCAGGCAATGGTAGTTTTGTTTGTATTGATTGAGATGAGGGTTTATTGCTTTGGGTTTATTGCTTTATCTGACAGAAAATAGTTAGACCTCAGTGTTGATGCATCATTAAATTGCAGTGGTTCAtgagcattgttgaggaaatcgttaactggtagctgctcggttggctagcgagtaggggattaatcggctaatcggcaagttaatcggccatttaatcaattaattggATGATTTttcggtttatcggctactcggtgaccctatgagtagggattaatcggcaagttaactggttaatcggatgaattcttgaacagggttcATGAGTGTCTCTTTAAGAACTGCCAGCCAAGATGTTGAGTATTCCGAGTTTCTGACGCATTGCTGCTTTGCAGCTACAAACTATGGAGATGTTATCCATCAGTGAAGACAATTCCACAGTAAATATGCAGCAAACATTTACGCTGTCCATATAATTTAGTATGCCATATCTTTTGGTGCATAAATAATGACATCCaatcatatctcaaaaaaatcttATAAATCAAGTTGTAGGACATTTGTCTGTCCTCCTTGATTTGGTGTTCATACAGTACAGTTAATGTAAACACCCTCACGTTTTGGCCTTCTAACTTGTAGGGTGTTGATAATgtaataaagaaaaactatcaaGACTTGTGCATAAACATCAATACACTGTGTATACGATCATCACAATTGTGTATTTTTACAAGGAAAATGGCAAATCGATCTTAATGCCTGTGAAATCATTTATTCAACTGATGCAGGTATATCATCTCATACCTTTCGTGCTAACCCTATGCCGCCGAGACCATAACAAGGACAGACAGTCGACATTGATGTTTTAATCCCTTTAAATGGCAGGGAGAATACTGATCGTCAGAACATCCAAAGCATTTCCTTAAGACTACTGTACAGACATGAACACAATATCTATAGGGTAATCACAATTGTGTCTCTCTTTTTTTCACAGGGAAAACGATGATCCATCGTCGTGTAATAGTGTCCGTGAAGTCACTTATTTGATTATTGCAGGTAGATCATTCCATACCTTTCGTGCTAATCGTATCATATGTTGCCGAGACAACCATAACATGGACGGACAGCGGCTACTTGACCAGGCCTAGGCTGAGGATGCCGAAGGAGGTATGGGGCCAATCCTTTTCCTTGGCCTTAGTCAGCATGGCTCTGCCCCAGGACACCCACCCCTCCCATGGCATCCTCTTGTCCCAGCTGCTCCCCCACTCCAGCAGCAGCTTCAGCCCTTCCTCCGCCTGCTCCTGTGCCTCCTCGTACATCTCCGCGTTCAGGCACATCTGCGCGAGCACCAGCCGTGGCTCCCCCACGAACGGGTTCTTGGCGACGCTCTGCCGGAGCAGCTCCTCCACTTTGGACCGGTCCGTCGCCTCCTCGTCGCTGCACACCGCCTCCCAGTAGAGGTCTCGCGCCGCCTTCTGGTCTTCAGCGTCCAGCACCTTCGTGCAGCTGTCGAACACCGGTGGGATCACCAGGGCGATGTCCTCGTCGCGTGTGGCAGCAGAGTCGTTGCCTTCTTGGCCGGTGGTGTGTGCTCGGTGAgctatgtatatctcctcctcgcGAACAATGAGGTTGTAGAGCACACCCATGCGGGAGATGGACGTGGTCCAAAGGCCGGGCTTGCCTGTGCCAGGCCACAGTGACGTCCAGGTGTTGCCTCGGTACTCAAGCCGGCCGTTGGCGTTGTCAAAGAGGCGGTCCTGCCAGTCGAAGAGCTGGTCACTGAAGTCTGCCATTGTCATCATAAGGAATGTCGCCGCTACCCGCCTAGAGAGAGCCACCTCCTCACCAGTCCTGCAGGGCAACGATTTACATCAGGTGCACAGTAGAAGCAGAGCAATCTTTTCTGAACTCCAAATTCTCATTCAGTTTGGATAAGGTGCAGAGACTAGCTAGTTTGCTTAGCAATTTCCCTTTTGCTTCACTCAGCTGCCTAGTCTGCCAAGTTCAGAATTCGTTTTTGTGTGTGCATTGTGGTGACTAGTAGTGAACCATGAATCCATTGCAGACTGAAATTATTTTGACAGCACAGGTTTTCAGCAGAAATAACACGCCATACTTGCAGGTTAACATAGCGCGGCAAGATGCCACATAATGTTCTAAATTTCCTTTGCAAGATTGTAAAGACTGTTCCAAGTTTTTCTCTCGCGGCAACATGAGTGAGGTTTTTAACTGTACGTTGTGCCTGAAACAAAGTTGCATGATGCAAAATTAGCCCACAATCATTTTGACACATTTGGCCCATTTGTAGGTTAGAAGGTAGTTCCAGAATTCTTGGCAGATACTGTGTGAACACCTATTCAGAATATTTGGTCCTCGATTTTTAATCTTACTGATAAGCTTGGTGAACTCTGTAATCTGTCAGTATTTCCAAACACTGCTGTGCAGTGTTTAATACTCCTCATATTCATGAATACTTGACATTCAATTCTTAAGCTATCATCTTAATCTTAAGATTTCTTGATACATCTGTCAGTAATATATTTTTACAGAAACACTACACAAACACAACAGTATCAAATTCAGTTATCTGAACATGAGCACTGATTTCATTCAGGTAAGCAACAGAACATCACAGTCAGAGGCACACGGACGCACCTGATGTGCTTGACGGTGATTCCGTCGGCGGGGAGGAGGCGCTGGATCTTGCGGCGCCAGGGCTCTTCGTCGTCGAACACGCCGCGGCGCGCGTCCAGGACGGACTCCTCGGACCGGGCGAGGTCGGCGGCGAGGTCAGCGTCGTCGTAGTGGAAGAGCAGGTCGTCGTGGACGAGCTGCTGGCGCGGGACGACGCAGAAGAGGTGGACGAGCCGCTCGGCCTCGTccccgacgacggcggcgacgcggCCCCGGCCGACGTCGGGCTCGAAGATGGCGAGGTTGACGTAGGAGTTGGAGTAGGCGGAGTGGTAGAGGCCGCAGCGCGCCACGGCGTCGGGCGCGCCCCAGAGGCGCAGGATCCGGTAGACCTCGAGCAGGTGGGCGAAGAAGGTGCCGTGCTTGTGCCAGCACTCGCCGGCGCCCGCGGCGCGCAGCACGGCGGTGAGGGCGGGCAGGGCCGGGTCGCCGCACTGGTCCTCCTCGCCCCGCAGGTACGGGCGCGCGGCCGCCAGCGCGTCGGCGAAGGTGGTGCGCGCCGCCATGGGTGTCGCGGTCGTCGGTCGTCGGTCGTCGCCGGCAGTGGGGAGAGATCGGGGGCGGGGCAGGGCAGGAGGAGGATGCCAAAGTTGTCTGTTTTGTTTATGTTGCTGGCGCTGGGCCACCAGTTGCCCACTTGCTACTCCACTCTCGTGAGGGATGTGGATAGACAACCTTTGGCATAGAGAGGAGGTTGCATACAATAGAGAAACGTGTTGGACCAAAGTGAGGAAAATGTTTGTTTTGATCCAACTAATGTCTTTTTTTTTGTACATTCCAATTGGATAATTTATACTGAGAAGATACTtctgatatttatttattttattatttattcttCAATGACATAGTAGGAACTCCCGTGAAAAAAAAAATATAGTAGGAACTGTTTTTatgcttagagcatctacaaccgggcgcctcaaacgcccgggctgacggCCCGGTCAAATAAAACATAATCCAGACGGGCGCCTCAAACCAGTCTCAAACGCCCGGGCTAACCAGCACTCCTCATAGCTACTCCATGCCACTCCACTCCGCCATCCACACTCCTGCATGGCGATCTCCTACCTTCTCCGGCATGGCAGGAAGCGGATCCAAGTTCTACACCTCTAGAACCATTGGTCCGGAGCTCAACCCACGTAGCCCCGAGAAGGAGATGATCGTCTCCCTTGCGCTCCGCCACTCTCGAGAGGAGGCCGACCGATGACAGCGCTCGGACTTCTTCTGTCGCGAATCCATTATGTccgcccaaatggcgcatggatccggcATGATGTGTATCGTCGCTGCCTCATCGGAGGCGGTGCGGTCCGTCTGGGTCCGAACACGGCGGCGGATCTGCAACTGCTTTGTTGGCGCGTCGAGGTGAAGGTGAATGTATGGGCGTCGTTCGACGCAAATATGGCGTGGCGTGCCTGCCGTGCGAGGTAGCGGGTGCGAGAGGCTGCGGAAGCCCTCACGGCGGTGGACATTTGCGAGGCAGAGTCACATTCTCCGGCGCCTAGTATGATGGATCAGTCCGGGCACCGCAACTGCGTCGTGGTGGACGTCACAGGCTCCTCCCACgatggatccatcatcgatctcttGCCCCCAGCACTGTGAAGGCTCTAGACTCCAACGAGAAAGAATGGGGCATGGGAGAAGGCGGCGCCTTGAGTCTGGTGAGTCGATGTGTATCCCATGTCCTACTCTATCTCGCCGACGACCAGAGCAACAATTCAAGGGGCGCAGTTAGCCACTGGACATGAGAACAGCGAAACCGGACGAGCTTCGCTTAGATTAGATTTTACGTTGGTAATAGTATGGATTTGAAGTTTCTTAATTTAGGTATCCGATTGTCAAGGAGATTATTTTATGGCATAACCGGTCATTGTTCGTGGAAGTGCCAGACGTTTTCATGGGCGTTTTAATAgtcggatttgttgtatccggttGTAGACGCTCTTACTATGGTAGATAGTGCCCAACTCAAGCGTCTTGCACCCCAATGTCGTGTCGTGAGCCTAGATCGTTGTAGCACCCACCTGCGTCGTGAAGCTAGTGAGTCATTTTTACTCTGACCAGGAAGTCACCAGACTTTGTCACGAGAGATGCCAGCAATGATCCAAACATGTACCAATAACAAGGAGAAGAAGGTGAAGGCATAGGCGAACTTGAAGTAAATAACATAAAATGGAATAAATGAGTGCAGTAGAACTAATAAAAAGTGGACTGGCAGAGAAGCAATACATTCTCAAGGAGTCTAGAATTTCCATTGGTATGTATGCACTTCGACATATGCTATGGCATAGTGTCGACTGGATACTTGAACCACTCTTGACGTTGCTTGGAGGAGCCGGGTACACAACGCATTGTACTCTAGATAAACTTCGTGCCATGCACACTACCACCGTAGTTTCCCCCTGCAAGTTACAACATCGATAATTAAGGGTTTCGCCGTGGACGTGGCCTCATTAGCAAGGGTTCTCCGTAATTCCCCTATCAATTGTAAAAGCTAGGGTGAAGGCTTTTACTGTCACCTCAAATTACCTTCACTCTCTAACCTTTACAACGACAGTGATACACTTCGTGGCCTTCTTGTGGTAATGCTGAGTGGGGCCTCTTCACAACATTCACGAAAATCTCATATCCTTATTATCATTTCAGCACCCATGCATACCAAGGTTCATCCATATCTCCGGGAAATAGGGGTTTATTCGTACGTATGGACAACATACATCATGCAagcgtgatgtctactacgtagCTTTATTCTTGtaaacacgtgttgggcctccaagcgcagagttttgtaggacagtagcaattttccctcaagtggatgacctaaggtttatcgattcatgggaggcgtaggatgaagatggtctctctcgaacaaccctgcaaccaaataataaaaagtatcttgtgttcccaacacaccaaatacaatggtaatttgtatagtgCACTAATTCggtgaagagatagtgatacaagtgtagtgatgatagtagatattggtttttgtaataagaacaataaaaaacagcaaggtaacgattgataaaacggagcacaaacggtgttgcaatgcttgaaaatgagacctagggtccatactttcgctagtgcaatctctcaacaatgctaatataattggatcatataaccatccctcaatgtgcgatgaagaatcactccaaagttcctatctagcggagaacataagaagaaatcgtttgtacggcacgaaaccacctcgaagctattcttttcgatcgatctatccaagagttcgtactaaaataacacaaaataATTTCAGATTTAATACTCGATCCAACAAACAGAACCTCAAAGAGGGCCTCAAGATTTCTaacggagaaacaaagacaagaacgtgcgtCAACCCCTATgcttagattaccccaatgtcacctcgggaatcctcgagttgagtgccaaaacatatatcaagtgaaccgatatgataccccattatcaccactgGTATTCGtttgcaagacatacataaagtgctctcaaatccataaaagtattcaatccgataaaacgaaatctcaaagggaaaactcaattcatcacaacaaggaagagagggaaaaacaccatatgatccaactatattaacaaagcctgcgatacatcaagttcatgccatctcaagaacacgagagaaagagagagagagagagagagagagagagagagagagagagagagagattaaacacatagctactggtacaaacccttagccccgagggtggactactcctcatcgtggtggccaccgggatgatgaagatggctaccggtgatgATTCCCTCCTCCAGCGGAgtgctggaacggggtctagattggttttcggtggctacagaggcctgcggcggcggaacttctgatctagcaTTACCCCGACGGTTTTTCGAATATTTgactatttatagggcgaagagggagtacgggaggccaccgaggtgggctcaacctacctgggcgcacctggccccccaggcgtgccctagtgggttgtgcctccctcggggcacccccaggtgcttctctgacctattggatgtcttctggtccataaaaaatccataaaaagtttaGCGGTGttcggactctgtttgatattgatttcctgcgatgtaaaaaacaagcaaaaagcaacaactggcactgggcactgggttaataggttagtcccaaaaaatgatctaaagttgctataaaatgattgtaaaacatccaacaatgataatat
This window contains:
- the LOC123129147 gene encoding uncharacterized protein translates to MAARTTFADALAAARPYLRGEEDQCGDPALPALTAVLRAAGAGECWHKHGTFFAHLLEVYRILRLWGAPDAVARCGLYHSAYSNSYVNLAIFEPDVGRGRVAAVVGDEAERLVHLFCVVPRQQLVHDDLLFHYDDADLAADLARSEESVLDARRGVFDDEEPWRRKIQRLLPADGITVKHIRTGEEVALSRRVAATFLMMTMADFSDQLFDWQDRLFDNANGRLEYRGNTWTSLWPGTGKPGLWTTSISRMGVLYNLIVREEEIYIAHRAHTTGQEGNDSAATRDEDIALVIPPVFDSCTKVLDAEDQKAARDLYWEAVCSDEEATDRSKVEELLRQSVAKNPFVGEPRLVLAQMCLNAEMYEEAQEQAEEGLKLLLEWGSSWDKRMPWEGWVSWGRAMLTKAKEKDWPHTSFGILSLGLVK